One Nostoc punctiforme PCC 73102 DNA window includes the following coding sequences:
- a CDS encoding DUF4041 domain-containing protein has translation MSLTLLGLLVLVAGLIAALVQALIAESQVREKLRRYDTLADKEGYQRQLASNIDLLENQQLSLNTKIINLQQQFSELDAKIYLQSIDYYEPKYEFISSEDYIHRLKNIKLQQENMVKNNQAYICDTKWTVGDSTRKGDKMINDILKLVELAFEERCKYAVKEVRYNNIDSLKKRINNTFSKYNKCLKTLNSKISEEYLQLKLIELDLQYELEDKKQQERERELEDKKQNKERESIDKATQKAEEAEEREILHQQELNKVRQEIELTEGEKRQQLYLKIQELERQVAEDRSDQETALSESRRLKSGYIYIVSNIGSLEQDVYRICRTIRNKEDEYIRGMNPAVPFQFDVHFKIFSEDAFDTLQRLHQRFDDKKVNTVNPKRDFFKVSMDEIEQAVKEIQKATGVLRIDIFEPVPQAYEYRQTLAARKKHQHLTIDNSSLEENKIA, from the coding sequence ATGTCGTTAACACTTCTAGGATTATTGGTATTAGTAGCCGGACTTATTGCTGCATTAGTACAAGCATTAATTGCAGAGTCTCAGGTGAGGGAGAAGTTACGTAGGTATGATACATTAGCTGACAAAGAAGGGTATCAACGGCAATTGGCATCAAATATTGATTTACTAGAAAATCAGCAGCTATCTCTTAATACCAAAATCATAAATCTTCAGCAGCAATTTTCTGAACTTGATGCAAAAATCTATCTTCAATCTATAGATTACTATGAGCCAAAGTATGAGTTTATCAGTTCTGAAGACTACATACATAGGCTGAAGAATATCAAGTTACAACAGGAAAATATGGTAAAAAATAACCAAGCGTATATTTGTGATACTAAATGGACTGTTGGTGATAGTACAAGAAAAGGCGACAAAATGATAAACGACATTCTCAAATTGGTTGAGCTTGCGTTTGAAGAACGATGTAAGTATGCGGTAAAAGAAGTTAGATATAACAATATTGACTCTTTGAAAAAGAGAATAAATAATACGTTTAGCAAATATAATAAGTGTTTAAAAACCTTAAATTCTAAAATCTCAGAAGAATATTTGCAATTGAAATTAATCGAGTTAGATTTACAGTACGAGCTAGAAGATAAAAAACAGCAAGAGCGCGAGAGAGAGCTAGAAGATAAAAAGCAAAATAAAGAACGTGAATCAATTGACAAGGCAACACAGAAAGCTGAAGAAGCTGAAGAAAGAGAAATACTTCACCAACAAGAGCTTAACAAAGTTAGACAAGAAATAGAACTGACTGAAGGCGAAAAGCGACAACAATTATATTTGAAAATTCAGGAACTAGAACGACAAGTTGCTGAAGATAGAAGTGATCAAGAAACTGCTCTTTCTGAATCTAGAAGACTCAAATCGGGATATATTTATATAGTTTCTAATATAGGCTCTCTTGAACAGGATGTATACCGAATATGTAGAACCATTCGTAATAAAGAAGATGAATATATTAGGGGCATGAACCCCGCAGTTCCATTTCAATTTGATGTTCACTTCAAAATATTCTCTGAAGATGCTTTTGATACATTGCAGCGCTTACATCAACGTTTTGATGATAAAAAGGTGAATACAGTTAACCCAAAAAGAGATTTTTTCAAAGTTTCAATGGATGAGATTGAGCAAGCTGTCAAAGAAATTCAGAAAGCAACTGGCGTTTTGAGGATTGATATATTTGAACCAGTGCCTCAAGCATACGAATATCGCCAAACTCTTGCAGCACGCAAAAAGCATCAACACCTCACCATCGACAATTCATCTTTAGAGGAGAATAAAATAGCATAA
- a CDS encoding RluA family pseudouridine synthase, whose protein sequence is MVVLHALSDFIDCDFAARDLSPSYWYEGRCLQSGERLRLPRTSMSEAIAHGLIQQLTKNDCYSREGKMYGILLVELPNGEQRVLKAFSGLLNGCSLVAGWVPPIPGRDEVALEEARTLAELDAIKQEILTLKQLTERQQYETLSNEFERQLQAMSDRHRHCKHQRQEKRQQICNTLSPEALAIALEQLDEESRQQGIERRQLKRQQNEVLQPLQQLIAAKDARISELKQQRKALSRQLQVQMQASYSLTNFSGRSLSLQQLMPEGSPTGTGDCCAPKLLHYAATHNLKPLAMAEFWWGASSVNQDKIPGEFYRACIERCQPLMGFLLSGLRPNPPVPFPAFAQRLVGVRLSVSEREASLREEREEVTLPIIYEDEWLIAVNKPPGLLSVPGRYRDRQDSVLSRLRHLLPDGMALASVHRLDQETSGILLLARDRQTHKQLSQQFQQRQVHKVYEAILSGVAIAEKGVIDLPLWGDPENRPYQKVDWQNGKPSLTQFQVISREQDYTRIEFTPLTGRTHQLRVHAADVRGLGITILGDRLYGCDAVTSRLYLHARELDFEHPQLKKTLYLKAITLF, encoded by the coding sequence ATGGTAGTTCTGCACGCACTTTCAGATTTCATCGACTGCGATTTTGCTGCCAGAGATTTATCTCCGAGTTATTGGTACGAAGGGCGTTGTCTCCAAAGTGGCGAGCGCTTAAGATTACCCCGCACCTCAATGTCCGAAGCGATCGCTCATGGACTAATACAACAACTTACCAAAAATGACTGTTATTCTCGTGAAGGTAAGATGTATGGAATACTGTTGGTTGAACTGCCTAATGGCGAACAACGGGTATTGAAAGCCTTTTCCGGTCTTTTGAATGGTTGTAGTTTGGTTGCAGGTTGGGTTCCACCAATTCCAGGACGGGACGAAGTTGCTTTAGAGGAAGCCCGCACTTTAGCTGAGTTAGACGCGATTAAACAGGAAATCCTTACCCTGAAGCAACTAACCGAACGCCAGCAATATGAAACCCTATCTAATGAATTTGAGCGACAGTTGCAAGCAATGAGCGATCGCCATCGTCATTGCAAACACCAACGACAGGAAAAACGTCAACAAATCTGCAATACACTCTCTCCAGAAGCACTCGCGATCGCCCTTGAACAACTTGATGAAGAAAGTCGTCAGCAAGGAATTGAACGACGACAACTTAAACGCCAGCAAAATGAAGTATTACAGCCTCTCCAGCAGTTAATTGCAGCAAAGGATGCGCGAATTAGCGAACTGAAACAACAGCGTAAAGCCCTATCCCGTCAATTACAAGTTCAGATGCAGGCTAGCTACAGCCTGACTAATTTTTCCGGGCGATCGCTATCATTACAGCAATTGATGCCAGAAGGTTCGCCTACTGGCACGGGTGACTGTTGTGCCCCAAAATTACTGCATTATGCGGCAACACATAATTTAAAACCGCTAGCAATGGCAGAGTTTTGGTGGGGTGCGTCTTCAGTAAATCAGGATAAAATCCCGGGAGAATTTTATAGAGCGTGTATCGAACGATGTCAGCCATTGATGGGGTTTTTGCTCTCAGGGTTAAGACCTAACCCCCCGGTCCCTTTCCCTGCGTTCGCGCAGCGTCTCGTTGGCGTTCGCCTTAGCGTCTCTGAAAGAGAAGCCTCTCTTAGAGAAGAGAGGGAAGAGGTCACTTTACCGATTATTTATGAAGACGAATGGCTGATTGCGGTAAACAAACCTCCTGGGTTACTTTCGGTACCTGGACGTTATCGCGATCGCCAAGATAGTGTTTTGAGCCGCTTACGTCATCTCTTACCGGATGGTATGGCGCTTGCATCTGTGCATCGCCTAGATCAGGAAACTTCTGGGATTTTGTTGTTAGCACGCGATCGCCAAACCCATAAGCAACTTAGCCAGCAGTTTCAGCAACGTCAAGTTCACAAGGTTTATGAAGCCATACTTTCAGGTGTTGCGATCGCTGAAAAAGGTGTAATTGACTTGCCATTATGGGGAGATCCTGAAAATCGCCCTTATCAAAAAGTTGATTGGCAAAACGGTAAACCCAGCTTGACACAATTCCAAGTAATATCGAGAGAACAAGATTACACCCGCATAGAATTTACGCCACTAACAGGACGCACCCATCAATTGAGGGTTCATGCGGCTGATGTGCGAGGACTTGGGATAACTATTTTAGGCGATCGCCTTTATGGATGCGATGCAGTTACCAGTCGCTTATATCTGCACGCGAGAGAACTTGATTTTGAGCATCCACAGTTAAAAAAAACCTTGTATTTAAAAGCAATTACACTCTTTTGA
- a CDS encoding AAA family ATPase: MAGTCGLTLGKYAPLHKGHQLVIETALAEMDEVLVMIYECPEVTAIPLTVRANWLRKIYPQILVIEAWDGPTEVGDTSEIKKMHEDYILKQLESKKITHFYCSEFYGEHVSQALGAVNRLVDCDRKTFPISGTQVRTDTYAMREYLHPDVYRDLIANIVFLGAPSTGKTTIASQLAKEYNTVWMPEYGREYWEKNQINRRLSLLQLVEIAKGHLEREEALLLQANQYLFTDTNALTTYQFSLYYHKTVAPELVQLAHQAMSRYDLVFLCDLDIPYDDTWDRSGEANRSIFQKQIESDLIVRKIPFFRLSGDLMTRISIVKKVLYYYQKYASLGELFFNKLIL; this comes from the coding sequence ATGGCTGGTACATGCGGACTCACGCTAGGTAAATACGCGCCTCTTCACAAAGGACATCAATTGGTGATTGAAACTGCTTTAGCAGAGATGGATGAAGTGCTTGTGATGATTTATGAGTGTCCAGAGGTGACTGCTATTCCTTTAACCGTTCGAGCTAACTGGCTGCGGAAAATTTATCCTCAAATCCTGGTGATTGAAGCTTGGGATGGGCCAACTGAGGTTGGGGACACTTCTGAGATTAAGAAAATGCACGAAGATTACATCCTGAAACAACTGGAATCAAAAAAAATTACCCACTTTTACTGTAGTGAATTTTACGGCGAACACGTAAGCCAGGCACTAGGAGCAGTTAATCGACTTGTGGATTGCGATCGCAAAACTTTTCCAATTTCAGGAACGCAAGTCAGAACAGACACTTACGCAATGCGGGAGTATTTACATCCTGATGTATACCGCGATCTAATCGCTAACATTGTTTTTCTAGGCGCTCCTTCAACTGGTAAAACCACCATTGCATCACAATTAGCTAAAGAGTACAACACTGTATGGATGCCGGAGTACGGGCGCGAGTATTGGGAAAAAAATCAAATCAACAGACGACTTTCGCTCTTGCAACTTGTGGAGATTGCCAAAGGGCATTTAGAACGTGAAGAAGCCTTATTATTGCAAGCAAACCAGTACTTATTTACAGATACTAATGCCTTGACAACGTATCAATTTTCGTTGTATTACCACAAAACTGTTGCCCCAGAGTTAGTACAACTTGCCCATCAAGCCATGTCGCGCTATGATTTAGTATTTCTTTGCGATCTAGATATACCTTACGATGATACTTGGGATCGCTCTGGAGAAGCAAACCGTAGCATATTTCAAAAACAAATTGAGAGCGATTTAATTGTGAGAAAAATTCCATTTTTTCGCTTGTCTGGCGACCTCATGACACGTATTAGTATTGTTAAAAAAGTCTTGTATTATTACCAGAAATATGCCAGCTTAGGAGAGCTTTTTTTTAATAAACTTATTTTGTAA
- the pnuC gene encoding nicotinamide riboside transporter PnuC produces the protein MSYIELLGTVFYLWSIWLISQRKILTWPVGIVSVLLYMALFYQIRLYSDFLEQIYYLVVSVYGWWRWSTPDSSKVLQIRYSPPRKIVLIAAITVAISFATGALMSQIHLLLPAIFLEKASFPYLDALTTIMSFTAMWLMVQKRIESWYYWIIVDIIGIWLYYVKEVKFIAFLYVILLLIAINGSISWLKTAKIVH, from the coding sequence ATGAGCTACATAGAACTCTTGGGAACGGTTTTTTATCTATGGTCAATTTGGCTAATTTCTCAAAGAAAAATTCTAACTTGGCCTGTTGGGATAGTAAGTGTATTGCTATATATGGCACTTTTCTATCAAATTCGTTTGTATTCGGATTTTTTAGAACAAATCTACTATTTAGTTGTTAGTGTATATGGCTGGTGGCGATGGAGTACACCTGATTCTAGTAAAGTTTTGCAGATTCGATATAGTCCACCGCGTAAAATTGTTTTGATTGCGGCAATCACAGTAGCAATTTCGTTTGCAACAGGAGCTTTGATGAGTCAAATTCACCTGTTACTCCCTGCAATATTTCTAGAAAAAGCTTCTTTTCCTTATTTAGATGCACTCACAACAATTATGAGTTTTACTGCTATGTGGCTCATGGTGCAAAAAAGGATTGAAAGCTGGTATTACTGGATTATCGTTGATATTATTGGTATTTGGTTGTACTATGTAAAAGAAGTTAAATTTATTGCTTTTTTGTATGTAATTTTGCTATTGATAGCAATTAACGGTTCAATCTCTTGGCTAAAGACAGCTAAAATAGTGCATTAG
- the fdhD gene encoding formate dehydrogenase accessory sulfurtransferase FdhD, producing the protein MTMPTKSKTKATVWVVEKGQVRPRLDHLTTEEPLEIRLVPFQKTVAVTMRTPGADFELAAGFLYSEGVVSRREDIRRISYCVDELVDGEQRHNIVNVELRDGLIPDLQPLERHFYTSSACGVCGKASLEALRLRGCPVIPSGPTVTPEIVYSLPDKLRAAQGIFRATGGLHAAAIFDTQGNLLNLWEDVGRHNALDKLIGTAFLSDELPLNNCIVLVSGRSSFEILQKSTTAGVPIVCSVSAPSSLAVSVAKEFGITLIGFLRGERFNIYTGLQRINAV; encoded by the coding sequence ATGACAATGCCAACTAAAAGCAAAACCAAAGCCACTGTTTGGGTAGTGGAAAAAGGTCAAGTACGGCCTCGTTTAGATCATCTCACTACTGAGGAACCTTTAGAAATTCGTCTTGTTCCTTTCCAGAAGACGGTAGCTGTAACAATGCGGACACCAGGGGCAGATTTTGAACTAGCAGCTGGTTTCCTCTACAGTGAAGGAGTCGTTAGCCGCAGAGAAGATATCCGACGTATCAGCTACTGCGTTGATGAATTAGTAGATGGTGAGCAACGCCATAATATTGTAAATGTAGAATTGCGGGATGGGTTGATTCCAGATTTACAGCCTTTGGAGCGTCATTTTTATACTAGTAGTGCCTGTGGGGTGTGTGGTAAAGCTAGCCTTGAGGCTTTGCGTCTGCGAGGATGTCCAGTGATTCCTTCTGGCCCGACAGTAACACCTGAGATCGTATACAGCCTACCTGATAAGCTCCGGGCTGCTCAAGGTATCTTCAGAGCTACAGGAGGTTTGCACGCTGCGGCTATCTTTGATACTCAAGGTAATTTGTTAAACCTGTGGGAGGATGTTGGACGACACAATGCTTTGGATAAATTGATTGGTACAGCTTTTCTCAGTGACGAGTTACCTTTAAATAATTGTATTGTCCTGGTCAGTGGACGCTCTAGTTTTGAAATTTTGCAAAAGTCTACAACTGCTGGAGTTCCCATTGTTTGTTCTGTTTCTGCTCCCAGTAGTTTGGCGGTATCTGTAGCCAAGGAATTCGGGATCACTCTAATTGGATTTCTGCGGGGTGAACGATTCAATATTTATACTGGTTTACAAAGAATAAATGCTGTTTAA
- a CDS encoding serine hydrolase domain-containing protein — protein MSNNISQRVIEKSFAKQVISTSTVGKSSQLQTLLNEIVAEEKIPGAVMYVSTPNGYWVGASGVNNLSTKTRIKPTDGFSIASMSKTFMSVVVLKLVEQRKIELDRAIATYLPRDITPHIVNSDKITVRQLLNHTSGVAEYLDTKEFIQATAKRSRSQPWTAREAIQYMYQEQPQANPGEKFIYTDCNYILLELIVENLTRETLAQAIRSQILKPLGLKHTFTELREPTIGEVATGYGDRNKDGKLDSYAEVNDGNGLGDGGLVSTAEDLAKFAKALFIKKSLLSSKMMKEMLKFKDNGKSYSYGLGIERFSSPLETAIGHSGIAYGFTTLLAYLPNQNTTIVVLLNDQGVDIKSIARTGLEVVSNK, from the coding sequence GTGAGTAATAACATTAGTCAAAGAGTAATTGAAAAATCTTTTGCTAAACAAGTCATATCTACCTCCACCGTTGGAAAAAGTTCTCAGCTACAGACACTTTTAAATGAGATAGTTGCAGAAGAAAAGATCCCTGGTGCAGTAATGTATGTTTCTACACCTAACGGTTATTGGGTGGGAGCATCTGGTGTCAATAACTTGTCAACTAAAACTCGGATAAAACCTACAGATGGCTTTTCCATTGCCAGTATGAGTAAAACTTTTATGTCCGTGGTTGTGCTGAAACTAGTGGAGCAAAGGAAGATCGAATTAGATCGCGCGATCGCAACCTACCTACCAAGAGACATCACGCCTCATATTGTCAACAGCGACAAAATTACAGTTCGTCAACTGCTCAACCACACCAGTGGCGTTGCTGAATACCTAGATACAAAAGAGTTTATTCAAGCTACTGCAAAAAGAAGCCGCTCACAGCCTTGGACAGCGAGAGAAGCTATTCAGTATATGTACCAAGAACAACCGCAGGCAAATCCTGGAGAAAAATTTATTTATACTGATTGCAACTACATTCTTTTAGAACTGATCGTTGAAAATCTAACTAGGGAAACTCTCGCACAAGCAATCCGCAGTCAGATTTTAAAACCATTAGGATTAAAACACACCTTCACAGAATTGCGCGAACCGACAATTGGAGAAGTAGCTACAGGTTATGGCGATCGCAATAAGGATGGTAAGCTAGATAGCTACGCCGAAGTCAATGATGGCAATGGTTTAGGAGATGGTGGATTGGTTTCAACAGCAGAGGATTTAGCCAAGTTTGCTAAAGCGTTATTTATCAAAAAAAGCTTACTTTCCTCGAAGATGATGAAAGAAATGCTGAAATTTAAAGATAATGGCAAAAGTTATAGTTATGGGTTAGGTATAGAACGCTTCTCATCTCCTTTGGAAACAGCAATTGGCCATAGTGGTATAGCTTATGGCTTCACAACATTGCTGGCATATCTCCCCAATCAAAATACCACTATAGTAGTGCTGCTAAACGATCAGGGTGTTGATATTAAATCAATAGCTAGGACAGGTTTAGAGGTCGTCAGTAATAAATAA